From the Terriglobales bacterium genome, the window TCCGGTTTCCCAGCTTCGACGAAGCGGACATCATGCCGCGCACCTTCGCTGTCCTCAAGCAGTTCCCCTATCCCAGCCCGCAGCCAGGCATTTCTTGCTCAAACATGAGGGCTTCAACTCGCCGTACTGGGATGAGATGACTCCTCATATGTTTCTATCTGATTGATAGGAATGGCAACAGATATTCGACACTTCGCCGCGATGGCGCAAGCTATAATGCCTTGGTTTTGCGGGGATTCTGCGTCGCTGGTCTTTTGATGCACAGGCCAAAGTGTCGTAAGGTTCTATTTCCTTCCAGCAGTACCGTCGGGGACGTGTATGGCTACTGCATCCAAAATCTGGGTAGTCCCTCAAAACGCAGAATCGCGTCACCTGGATCAAATAGGTTCCGTTGCCCGGGGCGAGGTTCCGAGCAAGGATATGATTGAAGATGTCTCCGCTTCCTGGCGAAGATGTACTGCCGAACTTCTTATTGATCCCGAAAGCCGGTCGGCTCCCCACATCGTAACCGAGAAGGAACTCAGGGTCTTGCGAGAATCGCTTACCCAGGGGATCTTTTGTATCCAGGAAGAAATCGATCGTTTATATGCCATCGTTCGCCAAGCGGGGTATGTTGTTTTGCTATGCAACACCGATGGAGTAGTGATTCACCACCGCGGCGATGAAGCACTCGCAGAGGAGTTCAAGAGATGGGGAATCTGGCTCGGCGGAGTGTGGTCGGAAGGGATCGAAGGTACGAATGGAATTGGCACATGCATTGTTGAGCAGCGGCCGATTGAAGTCCACGCTGACCAGCACTTTCGGACGCGTCATATTGGGCTCAGTTGTGCCGGCGCTCCAATCTTTGACCCTAGCGGCAGGCTAGCTCTGGTGCTGGATTGCTCCTGCGTGACGTCAGGTCAAGCCCATTCGCTGGTGCTTGCAGCGACAAAGGTTGCGGCACGCGACGTGGAAGAGCGATTGTTTCGCCACTGTTTCGGGCATGTGTGGATCATCGCGGCTGTACCATCCGACGACAGTTGTCCAGCTGTGCTCCTCGCGGTTGACAGTGACATGCGAGTTGTCGGCGCTGACCGAGTCGCCCGCCTCGTTTTCGCTCTGAATGATGAGCTCCTAACCGGCCACACGGGTCTGGGAGCGATCTTCGAACATGATCGGTCTGCATTCCGCCGCAATCAAGAACAGAATATCCCGGCACGTTTCATTTGTACCGGTCAGGAGTGGCATGCGTTGATTACTCCTCCAATGCGCGGCGTACGAGGTTGGAACGCTCGGGCTGATCTCGCAGTTCATTCACGGCCGAGGATTAGCATGCTTCATGATCTAGCTCTGCCGAAATCTGCGCCTGAACAACACGGTGGTCTCTCGCCAGCGCGTACCCACCGCATTCACGAATACGTAAGTTCTAATCTCGATCGGAACATAAGCATTGAAGAGCTGGCCGAAATGGCCGGGTTGTCGGTGCACCACTTCGCTCGGGCATTTAAGCAAACTGTTGGCATGCCCCCGCATTCCTACATTCTGCAACGCCGTATCGAACAGGCACAGCAGATGCTTCGCACCACGAAGGTTCCTCTCTCAGAAATCGCTTTGTCACTGGGATTCTCTGATCAAAGCCATCTTGCCAGACATTTCCGCCGGATGACTGGCTTTCCGCCAAGTGCGGTCCGACAATAATCCCGAATGGGTCGATGTTTGCAAAAAGTCCAGGCCGCCGCCGAGTAGTCGCCATCGCTATCTTTATTCATTCCTGCGATCTTCGGCATCCTCGAAGAGTGATTGGCCGCCCCCTTTCACGGGGTCGCTGTAAGCTGTTCCTTCCCATGAAGACCAAAAACATTGTCACGCTGATCGTCGCCAGAGAGAATCCCTCATCCATAGTGCACTCCGCGCGCACAGCGTTAGCAGCCGTGGTTTCGCTGTTAGCGGCACGTTTGCTGCGTCTGCCGGAAGCATACTGGGCTTCGATCACCGCTCATAGTTATGCAATCAACATTCGGAGCAGCGCTTTCTGTCTCCGCGCAACGCTTCGTAGGGACAGCCGTCGGTGCGGTGCTGGGAGCCATGGCGGCAACTTACTTTCAACGCAATGTCATTGTCTACGGTGTCCTTGTCTTCCTCATCGGACTCCTATGCGCTGCCCTGCACATTGAGCGAACTGCATATCGTTATGCGAGCGTCACGCTCGCCATAATCATGATGATCCCGCGCGCTCTGGGAGCTTGGACAACCGCGGCTCATCGTTTCGTCGAAGTCTCTCTCGGGATCGTGGTAGCGCTGGCGATAGCCGCTATCTGGCCAGAACAACAGAGAGTCACGGAGACTGTCAGCACGACTCAAGTTGAGGAAAAGGGAGCGGCAACCGAAGGTTAATCAAGACCGAGGAACGAATTAATCCAGCTCCTCACCACCTGTCGGGCGGGATCGGAGTCCAGAAATTGAAATCCCACCAACGGACTCTTCTGCCAACATACTGCTCCTTCAATGGTGACGGCAGACCTTCCAGGCAGAGAGAATGAGAGGCGCAGCCTGTCTGAGAGAGATGCGAGTCGCGTCAATTGGACGGACATACCTCCGCCACTGATCTCGCGACTGGAACCCGAGAAAGATCCGGCAGGACCTTCAATAGAGACCTCAATCACGAGCGGAATGCGCACGTAGCGACGCAGTTCGTGCAGCAGCAACGAACAGGTAGATCGCGCAACACTTAGAGCATTCCCACGATCTACTGGGAACTCGATAAGCGTATTGATGCCGAACGTGGAGAAGCGCCTCACATCAACGTCGCGGGGCAAGATTCCATAGAGGAGCATCTTGTGATTTGAGCGGGAAGAGCGAACGGCTTCGAGGACAGGTGGAGCATGATCGTCCAGCAACACGACACAGCCTTGAAACTGTTCCACGCCGAGGCGCTTGGCGAAGTCTTCGGCCACGGGAATTGCCTGCACCCCACACTGCGCGAAGGCTCTCGTCAAGGTGTCAGTCGTTGGGGCATCCAGCCGCACCAGTGCTACTTTGGGAACGGCACGGGAGCGGGGTCCGGGAGTGGGGGCTGAACTCATTTTGATTTAAGCCGACGAACTTGCCTGGCACTTCTAATAATGGTTACCTGCGGCCAATCGCACAAGGTGACCAGAGTAATCCGATTCTTGCCTCGCTATTGGCTTTGTTCGCTCGGTTTCCCGGGAAGGCGATTTTAGGATGCAAAAAGGCGGACTCCGGCGACTGTTTTTCTGAGGGCAGGCACCCAGAACAACAAGTCACTGGTTAGGCAGCAGCAGCGTTATTCTTTTGTTCGTTTCGTCTATTTGCGATTGTCCAAATGGCGTGAAACCAGCGGTGCTCATCAGCAGTCATTTCACGGCCAAACGCGTCACGGAACTTCTGCTCAAACTGCTCCCACGGCATGTTGTCTTGCACATACATGCGCACTTCAGATGCAAGTCCAGCAGTTTGCGTTGTCAGGTTTTGTGACAGATCATGGAAACGCTGGATCAGATCATGACAAAGCTGTGGGAGACTCGGCGCCTTCGTGGATAACGCTGGGCCGGACCATGCCACGAGTGTGTCATAATTCATTGCCCACTTCGACTATGTCCTACTTGTGTCATGCCAATTTCGGGGTTGCGCACCAAGGTGGAAGCGAAGGAAACAGCAGACAAGAGTCGCCGTAAGCTCGTCCTCCTGTTGGTAGGAGGACGTTACACAGAATTAGAAAACCTTCTACAGCGAAGGGGTTACCTCGTTGTTGCCCCAGGCACTCCTGACCATGCTGTAGCCATTTGCCTGCACAATCGAATAGTCTCCGCACTCATTGATGAAGAGTTTCTCGCGGACGCCGATACCTGGTCCCTGGCCGAGTCGTTGAAGGCGGTTTCCCCCAACATCTCCATTGTGCTCCTGATCCGGGGGTCGGCTGCGAAG encodes:
- a CDS encoding PilZ domain-containing protein, with the translated sequence MSSAPTPGPRSRAVPKVALVRLDAPTTDTLTRAFAQCGVQAIPVAEDFAKRLGVEQFQGCVVLLDDHAPPVLEAVRSSRSNHKMLLYGILPRDVDVRRFSTFGINTLIEFPVDRGNALSVARSTCSLLLHELRRYVRIPLVIEVSIEGPAGSFSGSSREISGGGMSVQLTRLASLSDRLRLSFSLPGRSAVTIEGAVCWQKSPLVGFQFLDSDPARQVVRSWINSFLGLD
- a CDS encoding helix-turn-helix domain-containing protein — protein: MIEDVSASWRRCTAELLIDPESRSAPHIVTEKELRVLRESLTQGIFCIQEEIDRLYAIVRQAGYVVLLCNTDGVVIHHRGDEALAEEFKRWGIWLGGVWSEGIEGTNGIGTCIVEQRPIEVHADQHFRTRHIGLSCAGAPIFDPSGRLALVLDCSCVTSGQAHSLVLAATKVAARDVEERLFRHCFGHVWIIAAVPSDDSCPAVLLAVDSDMRVVGADRVARLVFALNDELLTGHTGLGAIFEHDRSAFRRNQEQNIPARFICTGQEWHALITPPMRGVRGWNARADLAVHSRPRISMLHDLALPKSAPEQHGGLSPARTHRIHEYVSSNLDRNISIEELAEMAGLSVHHFARAFKQTVGMPPHSYILQRRIEQAQQMLRTTKVPLSEIALSLGFSDQSHLARHFRRMTGFPPSAVRQ
- a CDS encoding FUSC family protein, whose protein sequence is MQSTFGAALSVSAQRFVGTAVGAVLGAMAATYFQRNVIVYGVLVFLIGLLCAALHIERTAYRYASVTLAIIMMIPRALGAWTTAAHRFVEVSLGIVVALAIAAIWPEQQRVTETVSTTQVEEKGAATEG